A window of the Cannabis sativa cultivar Pink pepper isolate KNU-18-1 chromosome X, ASM2916894v1, whole genome shotgun sequence genome harbors these coding sequences:
- the LOC115713387 gene encoding uncharacterized protein LOC115713387 — protein MAKGLIWATAEDLARNKGRVLSLYRQILRSLNSPELPLTWAARLSKKAEARSIFLVASEERSLHNIADLIDVAEHTLSLLRKGQIPKLPLI, from the coding sequence ATGGCGAAAGGTTTGATATGGGCGACGGCGGAGGATTTGGCCCGGAACAAGGGACGTGTTCTGTCTCTGTATCGTCAAATATTGCGAAGCCTCAACTCGCCGGAGCTGCCACTTACTTGGGCCGCACGGTTGTCGAAGAAGGCGGAGGCTCGATCCATATTCTTAGTGGCTTCGGAAGAGCGATCACTCCACAATATTGCCGATCTTATTGATGTAGCTGAGCACACTCTTTCTCTCCTAAGAAAAGGCCAAATTCCTAAACTCCCCTTAATATGA
- the LOC115713370 gene encoding transcription factor bHLH91, which produces MYMDNGSCSFDPIDTAEATAVGPEDAFNSQLPPPPPPLPSMTGFSAADEITSAAEELASAVEEFAYHQHQHQHQHQHHHLLPNSQEEAAINMELQQQLAFNMDNSYNTDINTTAQLVSFDHLQHHNHHHHQQQPQWDNEDMSYNNNNHRHNQHHQEPADLLSLFHLPRCSATSSSSITFTNPTPPKTANFPNTSLAFLGDVPMGTDSPPSSSILYDPLLHLNLPPQPPLFKDLFQPLPNGYAFPSSSSRNGSLFSNGVMDMDGEGSGGVYQDGLEGMQFESGVLEFARDRSYIDRGRDGRGTKHFASERHRRVQMSDKYHVLKSLVPNPTKNDRASVVGDAIEYIRELRRTVNELKILVEKKRRGIEANKRRKSEEDTAGEVENCNIKPEPDHSYIRSSWLQRKSKDTEVDVRIIDDEVTIKLVQRKKINLLLTASRVLDELQLDLRHVAGGHVGDTYSFLFNTKIYEGSSLYASAIANKLMDVLDRQFGVILPLPPTNSY; this is translated from the exons ATGTATATGGATAATGGAAGCTGCAGCTTTGATCCCATTGACACAGCAGAAGCCACTGCCGTTGGTCCTGAAGATGCCTTCAACTCCCAGCTGCCTCCTCCACCGCCACCACTACCATCCATGACGGGCTTTTCAGCTGCTGATGAGATTACTTCAGCTGCAGAAGAGCTTGCCTCAGCTGTAGAAGAGTTTGCTTACCACCAACATCAACACCAGCACCAGCACCAGCACCATCATCTTCTTCCTAATTCTCAAGAAGAAGCAGCCATTAATATGGAGCTTCAGCAACAACTCGCATTCAACATGGACAACTCTTACAACACTGATATCAACACCACTGCTCAGTTGGTGTCATTTGATCATCTTCAGCATcacaatcatcatcatcatcagcagcAGCCTCAATGGGATAATGAAGACATGTcttacaacaacaataatcatcgCCATAATCAACATCATCAGGAGCCTGCTGATCTCCTCAGCCTCTTCCACTTGCCCAGATGCTCGGCCACCTCCTCCTCATCCATCACCTTCACCAACCCGACCCCACCGAAAACAGCCAACTTCCCAAACACTTCCCTGGCCTTTCTGGGAGATGTTCCAATGGGAACTGACAGCCCTCCTTCCTCGTCTATTCTGTACGACCCGCTGCTTCATCTGAACTTACCTCCGCAGCCTCCTCTGTTTAAGGACTTGTTTCAGCCTCTCCCAAATGGCTATGCCTTTCCCTCCTCATCCTCAAGAAATGGATCCTTGTTCAGTAATGGTGTAATGGATATGGATGGAGAGGGGAGTGGTGGGGTTTATCAGGATGGACTTGAAGGAATGCAGTTTGAAAGTGGTGTGTTGGAGTTTGCAAGGGACAGATCTTATATTGACAGAGGAAGAGATGGCAGAGGAACCAAACACTTTGCTTCAGAGCGCCATAGGAGAGTGCAGATGAGTGACAAGTACCACGTGTTAAAGAGCTTAGTTCCTAACCCAACTAAG AATGATAGAGCATCAGTAGTGGGAGATGCGATTGAGTACATCAGAGAGCTGAGGAGGACAGTGAATGAGCTAAAGATACTGGTGGAGAAGAAGAGGAGAGGCATAGAGGCTAACAAGAGGCGTAAATCAGAGGAAGATACTGCTGGAGAGGTAGAGAATTGCAACATCAAGCCTGAACCTGATCACTCCTACATAAGGAGCTCTTGGCTGCAGAGGAAATCTAAGGACACTGAAGTTGATGTTCGCATAATCGACGATGAGGTAACCATCAAACTCGTCCAGAGGAAGAAGATCAACCTCTTGCTCACTGCCTCAAGAGTTCTTGATGAGCTTCAGCTTGATCTTCGCCATGTCGCTGGTGGACATGTGGGAGACACTTACAGCTTCTTGTTCAACACCAAG ATATATGAAGGCTCTTCTTTGTATGCAAGTGCCATTGCCAACAAACTCATGGATGTTCTGGATAGGCAATTTGGAGTCATTCTTCCACTTCCACCTACAAATAGCTATTAG